The following are encoded in a window of Capricornis sumatraensis isolate serow.1 chromosome 7, serow.2, whole genome shotgun sequence genomic DNA:
- the LOC138082033 gene encoding growth-regulated alpha protein produces the protein MARAANPAPRLLGAAMLLLLLVAAGRRAAGAPVVNELRCQCLQTVQGIHLKNIQSVKVTPPGPHCDQTEVIATLKTGQEVCLNPAAPMVKKIIDKMLNKASAN, from the exons ATGGCCCGAGCCGCGAACCCCGCCCCCCGGCTCCTCGGCGCAGCGATGCTGCTCCTGCTCCTGGTGGCCGCCGGCCGGCGCGCAGCAG GGGCGCCCGTGGTCAACGAACTGCGCTGCCAGTGCCTGCAGACCGTGCAGGGGATTCACCTCAAGAACATCCAGAGCGTGAAGGTGACGCCCCCGGGCCCCCACTGCGACCAAACCGAAGTCAT AGCCACTCTCAAGACTGGTCAGGAAGTGTGTCTCAACCCCGCCGCCCCCATGGTTAAGAAAATCATCGATAAGATGCTAAACAA GGCTAGTGCCAACTGA